A genomic stretch from Cellulomonas sp. KRMCY2 includes:
- the mnhG gene encoding monovalent cation/H(+) antiporter subunit G, translating into MTVLDTIADVLAAVCLLGGSFLSFAAGVGVVRFPDLLARMHAAAKPQVLGLLLMLAGLGLRLRNGPIVWMLVLVALFQMVTSPVAAHMVARAGYRTGKVRRELLVVDELTRDLEAAASPAAPPDASDR; encoded by the coding sequence ATGACGGTGCTCGACACGATCGCCGACGTGCTCGCCGCGGTGTGCCTGCTGGGCGGCTCGTTCCTGTCCTTCGCCGCGGGTGTCGGTGTGGTGCGGTTCCCCGACCTGCTCGCCCGGATGCATGCCGCGGCCAAGCCGCAGGTGCTCGGCCTCCTGCTGATGCTGGCGGGCCTCGGGCTGCGGCTGCGCAACGGACCGATCGTCTGGATGCTGGTCCTCGTCGCGCTCTTCCAGATGGTCACCTCACCGGTGGCCGCGCACATGGTCGCGCGGGCCGGGTACCGCACCGGGAAGGTGCGCCGGGAGCTGCTCGTGGTCGACGAGCTCACCCGCGACCTCGAGGCCGCCGCCTCCCCGGCCGCACCCCCTGACGCGTCGGACCGGTAG
- a CDS encoding ROK family transcriptional regulator: MHVTPPPWPPKSGAPRAVALEILRFGPLSRSEVARRLDLSQGSLTRLSGPLLASGLLVEADEQPTGRVGRGSRPLDVVAESHHFVGIKLTGERAFGVATNLRSEVAAEADAPLTSRAPAAVADTLAALTRELADAVPSVTALGIGLGGLVLDSTTVARAPFLDWVDVPLGDLVEARTGLPTVVGNDLTALAEFEHWFGAGRGLDRFAIVTLGAAVGYGTVIHDRIVLGPDSGVGLVGHWPLDPLGPLCPDGHRGCAQSILTMPSITRLLSEALGRPVDYDTCLDLAEAGDPAARTIIDQGGHGLGRLIAAVANLTLAERVLIGGEGARLAEVAADAVRDGISQDRDRRASPVDTVVHLADTRKWCRGAAVLAIQTYVLGMGAADF; encoded by the coding sequence GTGCACGTGACGCCACCACCCTGGCCGCCGAAGAGCGGGGCCCCTCGCGCCGTCGCGCTCGAGATCCTGCGCTTCGGCCCCCTCTCACGATCCGAGGTCGCCCGGCGGCTCGACCTCTCCCAGGGCTCGCTCACAAGGCTCAGCGGCCCCCTCCTCGCGTCCGGGCTCCTGGTCGAGGCGGACGAGCAGCCCACCGGCCGGGTCGGCAGGGGCTCGCGCCCGCTCGACGTCGTCGCCGAGTCGCACCACTTCGTCGGCATCAAGCTCACTGGTGAACGGGCGTTCGGGGTCGCGACGAACCTACGCTCCGAGGTCGCCGCGGAGGCCGACGCCCCGTTGACGTCCCGTGCCCCGGCGGCGGTGGCGGACACGCTCGCCGCCCTGACGCGCGAGCTCGCCGATGCCGTCCCGTCGGTCACGGCCCTCGGCATCGGGCTCGGGGGTCTCGTCCTGGACTCGACCACCGTCGCGCGGGCGCCGTTCCTCGACTGGGTCGACGTCCCGCTCGGAGACCTCGTGGAGGCGCGGACCGGACTGCCCACCGTCGTCGGGAACGACCTCACCGCCCTCGCCGAGTTCGAGCACTGGTTCGGCGCCGGTCGCGGCCTCGACCGGTTCGCGATCGTGACCCTCGGCGCGGCAGTCGGCTACGGGACTGTCATCCACGACCGGATCGTGCTCGGCCCCGACTCGGGCGTGGGCCTCGTCGGCCACTGGCCGCTGGACCCGCTCGGCCCGCTGTGCCCCGACGGGCACCGCGGCTGTGCGCAGAGCATCCTGACGATGCCGTCGATCACGCGACTCCTCTCGGAGGCGCTCGGCCGACCCGTCGACTACGACACCTGCCTCGACCTGGCCGAGGCCGGCGATCCCGCTGCGCGGACGATCATCGACCAGGGTGGGCACGGGCTCGGCCGGCTGATCGCCGCGGTCGCCAACCTGACCCTCGCCGAGCGGGTCCTGATCGGCGGCGAAGGCGCCCGTCTCGCCGAGGTCGCGGCCGACGCGGTCCGGGACGGGATCAGCCAGGACCGCGACCGGCGCGCGTCACCGGTGGACACCGTGGTGCACCTCGCCGACACCCGTAAGTGGTGTCGTGGGGCCGCCGTGCTGGCGATCCAGACGTATGTGCTCGGCATGGGCGCCGCCGACTTCTGA
- a CDS encoding Na+/H+ antiporter subunit E, with protein MSLHPRRRGFRFQVAATLWMTAVWVLLWGDLSVANVLAGATVGVVVGRVFRMPSVDFHGRVHPLSLLYLAYRFVVDIVVASAQVAAQALIPGRVPHSAVVAVQLRSHSDLYLTLTAELCTLVPGSVIVEAHRITGMLYVHVLDVGTAGGIDAARQHVLDTESRVLRALASDAELAEAGLTRNPRGAGVPRGDRGVVR; from the coding sequence ATGAGCCTGCACCCGCGCCGCCGCGGCTTCCGGTTCCAGGTCGCCGCAACCCTGTGGATGACAGCCGTCTGGGTCCTGCTCTGGGGCGACCTGAGCGTGGCCAACGTGCTGGCCGGGGCGACGGTCGGGGTGGTCGTCGGCCGGGTGTTCCGGATGCCCTCGGTGGACTTCCACGGTCGGGTGCACCCGCTGTCCCTGCTCTACCTCGCCTACCGCTTCGTCGTCGACATCGTCGTGGCGAGCGCCCAGGTCGCGGCCCAGGCGCTGATCCCGGGCCGCGTCCCGCACAGCGCCGTGGTCGCGGTGCAGCTGCGCAGCCACTCGGACCTGTACCTGACCCTGACCGCGGAGCTCTGCACGCTGGTCCCGGGCTCGGTCATCGTCGAGGCGCACCGGATCACCGGGATGCTCTACGTGCACGTGCTCGACGTCGGGACCGCGGGCGGGATCGACGCGGCCCGGCAGCACGTCCTGGACACCGAGTCGCGGGTCCTGCGGGCCCTGGCCTCGGACGCCGAGCTGGCCGAGGCCGGCCTGACCCGGAACCCACGGGGAGCCGGCGTCCCGCGCGGCGACCGGGGGGTGGTGCGGTGA
- a CDS encoding monovalent cation/H+ antiporter complex subunit F: MSIVVTVCAGLLAAAAVLALVRAEKGPSMLDRTLALDILTSTIVGAIALEAAWSRRIDTVPILVVLALVGFIGSVTIARFASVEPEGEGRILSREEIAALEAERIATEDAERAATDDEHHGGGAQGEVRT, encoded by the coding sequence GTGAGCATCGTGGTGACGGTCTGCGCCGGGCTGCTGGCGGCCGCCGCGGTCCTGGCCCTCGTCCGGGCCGAGAAGGGCCCCAGCATGCTCGACCGCACGCTCGCGCTCGACATCCTGACGAGCACCATCGTCGGGGCGATCGCGCTCGAGGCGGCGTGGTCCCGCCGGATCGACACGGTGCCGATCCTGGTGGTGCTCGCGTTGGTCGGTTTCATCGGGTCGGTCACGATCGCGCGCTTCGCCTCGGTCGAGCCCGAGGGTGAGGGCCGCATCCTGAGCCGCGAGGAGATCGCAGCGCTCGAGGCCGAGCGGATCGCCACCGAGGACGCCGAGCGGGCTGCGACCGACGACGAGCACCACGGTGGGGGAGCCCAGGGGGAGGTCAGGACATGA
- a CDS encoding Na+/H+ antiporter subunit D — MNVVDLSDLSWVVPLPVVLPLFAAGLALALWRHGRAQGVISVVALSLVLISSVTLLIAADSGPLVLDVGGWAAPVGIDLVADRLSTLMLTVSSAVTLCVLIYSIAQGVEDGDAETPIAIFHPTYLILTAGVSNAFLSGDLFNLYVGFEILLAASYVLITLGGTGERIRAGTIYVVVSLLSSVIFLLAIALVYSATGTVNLAQLGERLPDVDPGIQLVLQLLLLLAFGIKAAIFPLSAWLPDSYPTAPAPVTAVFAGLLTKVGVYAIIRTQTLLFPDGRLDDLLMWAALATMLVGVLGAVAQNDIKRLVSFTLVSHIGYMIFGIALSSEAGLAAAVFYVTHHITVQTALFLVVGLIERRGGSTSLDKLGGLAKIAPVLAILFFVPAMNLAGIPPLSGFLGKAGLLQAGVAQGTPLSYALVGGAVVTSLLTLYAIVKAWNKAFWQTAPDEPAPMRLPRGMVGPAAALVGFGLALTVLAGPLMSFTERAAATLRDPGQYISAVLPDGGRGAGLSDDVAEDAGAGDNP; from the coding sequence GTGAACGTCGTCGACCTGAGCGACCTGTCCTGGGTCGTCCCGCTGCCCGTCGTGCTCCCGCTGTTCGCCGCCGGGCTGGCCCTGGCGCTGTGGCGGCACGGCCGGGCCCAGGGCGTGATCAGCGTCGTCGCCCTCTCCCTGGTCCTGATCTCCTCGGTGACCCTGCTCATCGCGGCGGACTCCGGTCCGCTGGTCCTGGACGTCGGCGGGTGGGCCGCTCCCGTCGGCATCGACCTCGTCGCCGACCGGCTCTCGACGCTGATGCTCACCGTCTCGTCGGCGGTGACCCTCTGCGTGCTCATCTACTCGATCGCCCAGGGTGTCGAGGACGGCGACGCCGAGACCCCGATCGCGATCTTCCACCCGACGTACCTCATCCTGACGGCCGGCGTCTCGAACGCCTTCCTGTCCGGTGACCTGTTCAACCTCTACGTCGGCTTCGAGATCCTGCTCGCGGCGTCGTACGTGCTGATCACCCTCGGTGGCACGGGTGAGCGGATCCGGGCCGGCACGATCTACGTCGTCGTCTCGCTCCTGTCGTCGGTGATCTTCCTGCTGGCGATCGCCCTGGTGTACTCCGCGACCGGGACGGTCAACCTGGCCCAGCTGGGCGAGCGGCTGCCCGACGTCGATCCCGGCATCCAGCTCGTCCTGCAGCTCCTCCTGCTGCTCGCCTTCGGGATCAAGGCGGCGATCTTCCCGCTCTCGGCGTGGCTGCCCGACTCCTACCCGACGGCTCCCGCGCCGGTGACGGCGGTGTTCGCCGGCTTGTTGACCAAGGTCGGCGTGTACGCGATCATCCGCACCCAGACCCTGCTGTTCCCCGATGGCCGGCTGGACGACCTGCTGATGTGGGCGGCGCTCGCCACCATGCTCGTCGGGGTCCTCGGCGCGGTCGCCCAGAACGACATCAAGCGGCTCGTCTCCTTCACGCTGGTGAGCCACATCGGCTACATGATCTTCGGCATCGCCCTGTCGAGCGAGGCGGGCCTCGCGGCGGCGGTCTTCTACGTCACCCACCACATCACCGTGCAGACCGCCCTGTTCCTGGTCGTGGGTCTGATCGAGCGCCGGGGTGGCTCGACGTCGCTCGACAAGCTCGGCGGGCTGGCGAAGATCGCGCCGGTCCTGGCCATCCTGTTCTTCGTCCCGGCGATGAACCTGGCCGGCATCCCGCCGCTGTCCGGCTTCCTCGGCAAGGCCGGGCTGCTGCAGGCCGGCGTCGCGCAGGGCACGCCGTTGTCCTACGCCCTGGTCGGCGGCGCCGTCGTGACCTCGCTGCTGACCCTCTACGCGATCGTCAAGGCCTGGAACAAGGCGTTCTGGCAGACGGCGCCCGACGAGCCGGCGCCGATGCGGCTCCCCCGCGGGATGGTCGGCCCGGCTGCCGCCCTGGTCGGCTTCGGCCTGGCGCTGACCGTGCTGGCCGGGCCGCTGATGAGCTTCACCGAGCGGGCTGCGGCGACGTTGCGCGACCCCGGCCAGTACATCTCCGCGGTGCTGCCCGACGGCGGCCGTGGCGCCGGTCTGTCGGATGACGTCGCCGAGGACGCCGGGGCGGGGGACAACCCATGA
- a CDS encoding Na+/H+ antiporter subunit A has product MTLLLVAHLVVAACAPALVSRLGRRAFLVLALAPAAALVWALSWTSEVMAGNGPVEVVEWVPQLGMSLAFHLDTLSWLMVLLVAGVGALVLVYSSAYFSARAGGLGRFGGVLVAFAGSMLGLVTTDDMLLLYVFWELTTVTSYLLIGHYADRKASRRAAMQAIIVTTAGGLAMLVGIVLIGSAAGTYRMSDVIAEPPSGTSVTVAVVLVLAGAATKSALVPVHFWLPAAMAAPTPVSAYLHAAAMVKAGVYLVARFAPGFGELGAWRVIVIALGSWTLVHGGYRALRQYDLKLVLAFGTVSQLGLLILLVGLGTRTAALAGLAMLGAHAMFKAALFLTVGVVDAATGTRDLRRLTGVGRALPVTATVAALATASMIGLPPFAGFVAKEAALEAFWRDTDSLAGVVVLVAMVVGSALTVGYGLRFWWGAFGVKPRLPAGAQMIDGEPVEPHPITRPSLLLVWPAGILAVLGLGAALVPHLGERLLAPHADTYPGDAGHLTLWAGLTPAFGLTVLILTGGVLLFVWRARVERLQRRFSVPLDADMVYRRAMRRLDDVAADVTAYTQRGSLPLYLGTILLVLVALAGGALMAGTTLPGPDEVRLWDTPAQLVAGGLAATAAFLAARSRRRLKAVILAGISGYGVAALFLLHGAPDLALTQVLVETITLIVFVLVLRRLPPYFSVRPLAASRWVRLAVGLAVGLTVGGLALVVPGTRTAVPISVDFPEEAYTFGGGKNIVNVTLVDIRAWDTMGEISVLLVAATGVASLIFLRRRSGEILRTRDAGAPESSVWGQAPDPMAALRRRLAGAVAGATPTGPTAGPAAGSGGVVGREGGRQREWLSGGRTLAPQRRSVIFEIATRLLFHSMILFAVFLLFAGHNAPGGGFAAGLVVGIALIVRYLAGGRYELGEAAPVHPGLLLGSGLFLSAGVGLVALLAGGSVLQSVIIELAVPVLGQVKLVTSLFFDIGVFLVVIGLVLDILRSLGAEIDRQGEETGLRDEGGELVAVPPAVPPAVPPAGALDGGVDR; this is encoded by the coding sequence GTGACGCTGCTGCTCGTCGCCCACCTCGTGGTGGCCGCCTGCGCGCCCGCGCTCGTCTCCCGGCTCGGTCGCCGCGCCTTCCTCGTCCTGGCACTCGCGCCGGCGGCGGCCCTGGTGTGGGCGCTGAGCTGGACCAGCGAGGTGATGGCCGGCAACGGCCCGGTCGAGGTCGTCGAGTGGGTGCCCCAGCTGGGGATGTCCCTGGCCTTCCACCTGGACACGCTGTCGTGGCTCATGGTGCTGCTCGTCGCCGGGGTCGGCGCCCTCGTGCTCGTCTACTCCTCGGCGTACTTCTCGGCCCGCGCCGGCGGCCTCGGCAGGTTCGGTGGGGTGCTCGTCGCGTTCGCCGGATCGATGCTCGGCCTGGTCACGACCGACGACATGCTGCTGCTCTACGTCTTCTGGGAGCTGACCACCGTCACCTCCTACCTGCTGATCGGGCACTACGCCGACCGCAAGGCCTCCCGGCGGGCGGCCATGCAGGCGATCATCGTGACGACGGCAGGCGGTCTGGCGATGCTGGTCGGCATCGTGCTGATCGGGTCGGCCGCAGGCACGTACCGGATGTCCGACGTGATCGCCGAACCGCCGTCCGGCACGTCCGTGACCGTCGCCGTCGTGCTCGTGCTGGCCGGCGCCGCGACCAAGTCCGCCCTGGTCCCGGTGCACTTCTGGCTGCCGGCGGCGATGGCGGCGCCGACGCCGGTCTCGGCGTACCTGCACGCGGCCGCCATGGTCAAGGCCGGGGTGTACCTGGTCGCCCGGTTCGCGCCGGGCTTCGGCGAGCTGGGGGCGTGGCGCGTGATCGTGATCGCGCTCGGCTCCTGGACCCTCGTGCACGGTGGCTACCGCGCGCTGCGGCAGTACGACCTCAAGCTCGTGCTCGCCTTCGGCACCGTGAGCCAGCTCGGGCTGCTCATCCTCCTCGTCGGGCTCGGCACCAGGACCGCGGCGCTGGCGGGCCTGGCCATGCTCGGTGCGCACGCGATGTTCAAGGCGGCGCTGTTCCTGACCGTCGGTGTGGTGGACGCCGCCACCGGTACCCGTGACCTGCGCCGGCTGACCGGCGTCGGCCGGGCGCTGCCGGTCACCGCGACCGTCGCCGCGCTCGCGACCGCCTCGATGATCGGCCTGCCGCCGTTCGCCGGCTTCGTGGCCAAGGAGGCGGCCCTCGAGGCCTTCTGGCGCGACACCGACAGCCTCGCGGGCGTGGTCGTGCTCGTGGCGATGGTCGTGGGCTCCGCCCTGACGGTCGGCTACGGGCTGCGGTTCTGGTGGGGGGCGTTCGGGGTCAAGCCCCGGCTGCCCGCCGGTGCGCAGATGATCGACGGCGAGCCGGTCGAGCCGCACCCGATCACCCGGCCCTCGCTGCTCCTGGTGTGGCCGGCCGGCATCCTCGCCGTTCTCGGGCTCGGTGCCGCCCTGGTGCCGCACCTGGGCGAGCGCCTGCTCGCCCCGCACGCCGACACCTACCCCGGCGATGCCGGTCACCTGACCTTGTGGGCCGGGCTGACCCCCGCGTTCGGTCTGACGGTCCTGATCCTGACGGGCGGTGTGCTGCTGTTCGTCTGGCGGGCCCGGGTCGAGCGGCTCCAGCGCCGGTTCAGCGTCCCGCTGGACGCCGACATGGTCTACCGCCGCGCCATGCGCAGGCTGGACGACGTGGCCGCCGACGTCACGGCGTACACCCAGCGCGGTTCGCTGCCGCTGTACCTCGGCACGATCCTGCTGGTCCTGGTCGCGCTGGCCGGCGGTGCGCTGATGGCCGGCACGACGCTCCCCGGCCCGGACGAGGTCCGGCTGTGGGACACCCCGGCGCAGCTCGTCGCCGGGGGGCTCGCGGCGACCGCGGCGTTCCTGGCCGCGCGGTCCCGCCGTCGGCTCAAGGCGGTGATCCTGGCCGGGATCAGCGGGTACGGCGTGGCTGCCCTCTTCCTGCTGCACGGCGCCCCGGACCTCGCGCTCACCCAGGTGCTCGTCGAGACGATCACCTTGATCGTCTTTGTGCTCGTGCTGCGCCGCCTGCCGCCGTACTTCTCGGTGCGCCCCCTGGCCGCGAGCCGGTGGGTGCGGCTCGCCGTCGGCCTCGCGGTCGGTCTGACCGTCGGCGGGCTGGCGCTCGTCGTGCCCGGGACGCGGACCGCCGTGCCGATCTCGGTCGACTTCCCCGAGGAGGCGTACACGTTCGGCGGCGGCAAGAACATCGTCAACGTCACGCTCGTCGACATCCGCGCCTGGGACACGATGGGCGAGATCTCGGTGCTGCTGGTCGCCGCGACGGGCGTCGCCTCGCTGATCTTCCTGCGGCGCCGCAGCGGTGAGATCCTGCGCACCCGGGACGCCGGTGCGCCCGAGAGCTCCGTCTGGGGCCAGGCGCCGGACCCGATGGCGGCGCTGCGTCGTCGGCTCGCCGGCGCGGTGGCCGGCGCGACACCGACCGGGCCGACCGCCGGGCCGGCCGCCGGGTCGGGCGGCGTCGTCGGGCGGGAGGGGGGCCGGCAGCGCGAGTGGCTCAGCGGCGGGCGCACGCTCGCACCCCAGCGGCGTTCGGTGATCTTCGAGATCGCCACCCGGCTGCTCTTCCACTCGATGATCCTGTTCGCGGTCTTCCTGCTGTTCGCCGGGCACAACGCCCCGGGCGGCGGCTTCGCAGCAGGTCTCGTGGTGGGGATCGCGCTGATCGTCCGGTACCTGGCCGGTGGACGGTACGAGCTCGGCGAGGCCGCGCCGGTGCACCCGGGTCTGCTCCTCGGCTCTGGTCTGTTCCTGTCGGCCGGCGTCGGGCTGGTCGCGCTCCTCGCGGGTGGTTCGGTGCTGCAGAGCGTGATCATCGAGCTCGCGGTCCCGGTGCTCGGTCAGGTCAAGCTCGTCACCTCGCTCTTCTTCGACATCGGGGTGTTCCTGGTCGTGATCGGACTCGTCCTGGACATCCTGCGCAGCCTCGGTGCGGAGATCGACCGGCAGGGCGAGGAGACCGGGCTGCGCGACGAGGGCGGCGAGCTCGTCGCCGTCCCGCCCGCCGTCCCGCCCGCCGTCCCGCCTGCGGGGGCGCTCGACGGAGGTGTCGACCGATGA
- a CDS encoding (Fe-S)-binding protein — MQPLQIVALVLAVVASVVGVSVFALGVRAIVRTVAVGGPAPDRRTHPARRTWLALLLLLGHGRFQHRPFVKVAHWSVMVSFPVLFLTLITGYGQIVDPRYSLPLVGHWAPLEWATEVLAWTSLAGIILLIVVRQRHHPRRGEAAAARPSAVLDTPAGRAGPPGARSSRFFGSNAGQAYFVEAIVGGVVLAVVVLRGLEYALAAQSRPISGQSATIATWVHFPLTAWLGEWFATWSPTTVETAVVVTALVKILTSMTWMVVVGRRPAMGVSWHRFLAVVNVWARREVDGSPALGPVPPVRAAGKVVDFEALDDLPEDARLGVGRIEDFTWKGLLDFSTCTECGRCQEQCPAWNTGKALSPKLMVMALRDHAYASAPYLVAAPNASTAPAGHTTTTGHVPLRNPASSSSASSSASDPQLLAGGRGSDTSHGGVDALSLVGGVVDRQALWDCTMCGACVQQCPVDIEHVDHILDLRRNQVLMESAFPDELGPMFTKLEKQANPWGLPARQRLDWAKGLPFPVPVVGADVEDASTVDYLFWVGCAGAYEDRAKRTTRAVAELLNIAGVSFAVLGDGESCTGDPARRAGNEFLFQTLAQANIEVLTEAKVQRIVVTCAHCFNTLSREYPQIGGRFDVVHHTELLDRLVGEGRLTPTAGPAGDGAASGAPGATVTYHDPCYLGRHNQIYTPPRELIGALPGVTLTEMPRTKERSFCCGGGGARVWMEETTGTRIGTDRAAEAIATGAQTIATACPFCTIMLTDGVAASSSATGDLAGAAAPVQVVDVAQLLLDSVRPAPSA, encoded by the coding sequence GTGCAGCCGCTGCAGATCGTCGCCCTCGTCCTTGCCGTCGTCGCGAGCGTCGTCGGGGTGTCCGTCTTCGCCCTCGGGGTGCGCGCCATCGTCCGGACCGTCGCCGTCGGCGGCCCCGCGCCGGACCGCCGGACGCACCCGGCACGACGCACCTGGCTGGCGCTGCTGCTGCTCCTCGGCCACGGTCGGTTCCAGCACCGGCCGTTCGTCAAGGTCGCGCACTGGTCCGTGATGGTGAGCTTCCCGGTCCTGTTCCTGACCCTGATCACCGGCTACGGCCAGATCGTCGACCCGCGGTACTCGCTGCCTCTGGTCGGGCACTGGGCGCCGCTCGAGTGGGCGACCGAGGTGCTCGCCTGGACCTCGCTGGCCGGGATCATCCTGCTGATCGTCGTCCGCCAGCGTCACCACCCCCGGCGGGGCGAGGCCGCGGCCGCTCGGCCGTCCGCCGTGCTGGACACCCCGGCCGGCCGTGCCGGACCACCCGGCGCCCGGTCCTCGCGGTTCTTCGGGTCCAACGCCGGCCAGGCGTACTTCGTCGAGGCGATCGTCGGTGGCGTCGTGCTGGCGGTCGTCGTGCTGCGCGGGCTCGAGTACGCGCTGGCGGCACAGAGCCGGCCGATCTCCGGTCAGTCCGCCACGATCGCCACCTGGGTGCACTTCCCGCTCACCGCGTGGCTCGGCGAGTGGTTCGCGACGTGGTCGCCGACCACTGTCGAGACCGCCGTCGTCGTGACGGCCCTCGTCAAGATCCTGACGTCGATGACCTGGATGGTCGTCGTCGGGCGTCGGCCCGCGATGGGGGTGTCCTGGCACCGGTTCCTCGCCGTGGTCAACGTGTGGGCGCGGCGCGAGGTCGACGGCTCGCCCGCCCTCGGCCCGGTGCCCCCGGTGCGGGCCGCGGGCAAGGTCGTCGACTTCGAAGCCCTCGACGACCTGCCGGAGGACGCCCGCCTCGGCGTCGGGCGGATCGAGGACTTCACCTGGAAGGGGCTGCTGGACTTCTCGACCTGCACCGAGTGCGGTCGGTGCCAGGAGCAGTGCCCCGCCTGGAACACGGGCAAGGCGCTGTCCCCCAAGCTCATGGTCATGGCGCTGCGCGACCACGCCTACGCGAGCGCTCCCTACCTGGTCGCCGCCCCGAACGCCTCGACCGCCCCCGCCGGCCACACCACCACCACGGGCCACGTCCCGCTCCGCAACCCCGCCTCGTCGTCCTCGGCGTCGTCCTCGGCGTCCGACCCGCAGCTCCTCGCGGGCGGCCGCGGGTCGGACACCTCGCACGGCGGGGTGGACGCGTTGTCGTTGGTGGGTGGTGTCGTCGATCGGCAGGCGCTGTGGGACTGCACGATGTGCGGCGCGTGCGTGCAGCAGTGCCCGGTGGACATCGAGCACGTCGACCACATCCTCGACCTGCGCCGCAACCAGGTCCTGATGGAGTCGGCGTTCCCCGACGAGCTGGGCCCGATGTTCACCAAGCTCGAGAAGCAGGCCAACCCGTGGGGGCTGCCGGCCCGCCAGCGGCTGGACTGGGCCAAGGGCCTGCCGTTCCCGGTGCCGGTGGTCGGCGCCGACGTCGAGGACGCCTCGACGGTGGACTACCTGTTCTGGGTCGGCTGCGCCGGGGCGTACGAGGATCGCGCCAAGCGGACGACGCGTGCCGTCGCCGAGCTGCTGAACATCGCCGGGGTGAGCTTCGCCGTGCTGGGCGACGGCGAGTCGTGCACCGGCGACCCCGCCCGCCGGGCCGGCAACGAGTTCCTCTTCCAGACCCTCGCCCAGGCCAACATCGAGGTGCTCACCGAGGCCAAGGTGCAGCGCATCGTCGTGACCTGCGCGCACTGCTTCAACACCCTCAGCCGGGAGTACCCGCAGATCGGCGGCCGGTTCGACGTCGTGCACCACACCGAGCTGCTCGATCGGCTGGTCGGCGAGGGGCGCCTCACACCGACCGCGGGCCCGGCCGGCGACGGTGCGGCATCGGGGGCCCCGGGCGCGACGGTGACCTACCACGACCCGTGCTACCTGGGCCGGCACAACCAGATCTACACGCCCCCGCGCGAGCTCATCGGGGCGCTGCCCGGCGTGACGCTCACCGAGATGCCCCGGACCAAGGAGCGGTCCTTCTGCTGCGGCGGCGGCGGCGCGCGGGTGTGGATGGAGGAGACGACCGGGACCCGGATCGGCACCGACCGCGCGGCCGAGGCCATCGCGACCGGCGCGCAGACCATCGCCACCGCATGCCCGTTCTGCACGATCATGCTGACCGACGGCGTGGCTGCGAGCAGCTCCGCCACGGGCGACCTCGCGGGCGCAGCCGCACCGGTCCAGGTCGTCGACGTCGCCCAGCTCCTGCTCGACTCG
- a CDS encoding Na(+)/H(+) antiporter subunit C yields MIDTSPNLVLVAVVVVLVTAGVYLLLERSLSRVLLGVIILGNGVNLLFLVAGGAAGGAPIIGQTPEGQMSDPLPQAMVLTAIVITLGMTAFLLAMAYRSWQLNGHDEVQDDLEDRRIARRAAADLAAFEDSDAVGATNLDEDAAEVRDETGSDDEPPVPADTPADASAPATGGDAR; encoded by the coding sequence ATGATCGACACCAGCCCGAACCTCGTCCTGGTCGCGGTGGTCGTCGTGCTCGTCACGGCCGGTGTGTACCTGCTGCTCGAGCGCAGCCTGTCCCGGGTGCTGCTCGGCGTGATCATCCTGGGGAACGGGGTCAACCTGCTCTTCCTCGTGGCCGGCGGCGCGGCCGGTGGGGCGCCGATCATCGGCCAGACGCCCGAGGGGCAGATGAGCGACCCGCTGCCGCAGGCGATGGTGCTGACCGCGATCGTGATCACCCTCGGCATGACGGCGTTCCTGCTCGCGATGGCGTACCGCTCGTGGCAGCTCAACGGGCACGACGAGGTCCAGGACGACCTCGAGGACCGCCGGATCGCCCGCCGCGCCGCAGCCGACCTTGCCGCCTTCGAGGACTCCGACGCGGTCGGCGCCACCAACCTCGACGAGGACGCGGCGGAGGTGCGGGACGAGACCGGATCCGACGACGAGCCGCCCGTCCCGGCCGACACACCGGCCGACGCCTCGGCCCCCGCCACCGGCGGTGACGCCCGGTGA